Genomic DNA from Bartonella alsatica:
GGATCCCAAAACGCTTAGTAAGCGTGAAGAGCTTGTTCGTCTACAAGTGCTTTTTTTACGTTTACCTTATGATGGCAAATTAGCAGATGCGTTAGCAGTAGGGTATCTCGAGGAAGGTCATTTTCAAGATGCAGTGAACATTTATTTAGATGCACTTCGCTTAAATGGAGAATCGGCACAGCGACTTGTTGGGTATGGGTTGGCATTGGTTGGTTATGAAGGCGGAATTATTACACAAGAGGCACAAAATATTTTTCAAAAAGCTGTGGTTTTAGCGCCAAATGATTTTTATCCTCGTTTGTTATTAGCTGAAGCGTTTCATCAGGCAGGCAAGACCGCACAGGCAGTGCAATTTTTACAAGATTTTCTTAATACAATGCCTGAAGATTTTGTGGGACGATCACGTGTTGAAGCCATGATCGTTCAGTTACGTGATGCATCCGATTAAAATATTGAGAAAAGTGATTGTGCCATTCTAGTTATTAGGTTAGAGGGGATACTTAAGAGTGTTAAAGATATTGGATAAAAAGTTGCGTCCGTATGCAAGATATGCCAAGTTATCTTTGAAAAATAAGGCATGTGAATAATAAATTATACACCGCATAATTTTCGTAGTCAGCTTATGAACAGTTACCCGTTTCATACCTTTTCTTCATTGAGAGACGTTTTACAGCAGCGAAAAAAAAATCGTTTGCTGATAGTTCTATTATGTTGTTTGGTTATAGCAATTGGAACCAGTCTTATTATGTATGCAATGCGTAATACGGTGAGTTTTTTTCGAATGCCGTCTGAAGTCACAAGAGAAGATATTCTCATGGGACGTTCTTTGCGTTTAGGAGGTTTTGTTGAAAAGGGAACAGTTGAATATGTAGGAAAGATGAAAGTTATTTTTTTCGTAACCGACAACGTAAAACACGAAAAAGTTATTTTTAATGGTATCTTACCGGATCTTTTTCGTGAAGGTCAAGGTGTTATTGTAGAAGGATATTTTGATAAGCAGGGTTTTTTTATCGGTACGCGCATTTTAGCAAAACATGATGAGACTTATATGTCTAAAGAAACAGCTGATCGCTTGAAAAAATATTACAGTAGGGAGAAATAATTCGATTGTGCTCGTTGAATTGGGTCATATTTTTTTAGCAGCAGCACTTGCAGTGAGTTTATTGCAAGCATTCTTACCTTTTTTAGGCATTTTATGGAGGGAGCGTTCGTTAATGCGAATAGTTGTTCCTCTAACTCATATTACTTTTACATTATTATTCTTATCTTTTTTGATTATTGTCTATTCTTATATTGTTTCAGATTTTTCTGTTTTGAATGTTGTTGAAAACTCTCATTCAGAAAAACCCATGCTGTATAAAATCACTGGCGTTTGGGGCAATCATGAAGGATCTGTATTATTATGGATTTTAAGTCTAGCTTTTTTCAGTACATTAATGGCACTCTTTAGCCAACATTTACCAGAACAGTTTAAGGCACTAGTTTTAATCTGCCAAAGTTGGATTACAAGTGCTTTTCTTTTATTTACCCTTTTTATGTCCAATCCATTTTTGCGTGTTAATCCACCGGCATTGCAAGGAAAAGATCTTAATCCTCTTTTACAGGATATTGCATTAGCGATCCATCCACCACTTCTTTATTTAGGTTATGTTGGTTTTTCACTTTGTTTTTCTTTTGCAATAGCTGCATTAATTATGGGGCATGTTGATGGTCATTGGGCGCGTTGGGTTCGTCCTTGGCTTTTACTTGCTTGGTGTTTTTTAACATTAGGTATTATGGTTGGATCTTATTGGGCTTATTATGAGTTAGGATGGGGTGGTTACTGGTTTTGGGATCCGGTTGAAAATGTTTCGTTTATGCCTTGGCTTTCAGGAACAGCTTTTTTGCATTCTGTTCTTGTTCTTGAAAAGCGAGAAACATTGAAAAATTGGACTTTATTTTTGGCTCTTCTTACTTTTTCTCTTGTTCTTATGGGAACTTTTCTTGTTCGTTCTGGTCTTTTAATGTCAGTGCATAGTTTTGCTGTTGATCCAGCACGGGGACAGGCAATTCTTGCTATTTTGTTTTTTTTTACAGGAGGAGCTTTTTTTCTTTTTGCTTTGCGCGTACCTGTTTTGCAAAAAGGGAGGTTATTTCATCCAATTTCGCGTGAAGGTTTTATTGTTTTAAATAATTTATTACTCATAACAATAACAGCGACAGTCTTAGTTGGTACACTCTACCCTTATTTTATTGAGGCATTAACTGGCCAAAAAATTTCTGTAGGTGCTCCCTTTTTTAATCTTACCTGTGGGCCTTTAATGATCTTATTGTTATTATTGGTTCCATTTGGATCAAGGATAGCATGGAAACGTGGTGATTTCCTCGCAGTTTTTGAACGGCTGTGGTTTGTTTTTACATTAGTTGGTATAGTCTATTTTATTACATTTTATGCAACTTCTTTACGTGATATTTTTGCTGCTTTAGGAATTGGTCTTTCAGCTTTTGTTTTCTTAGGCAGTTTGGCTGATCTTTGGGAGAAGAGTGGGTATCACAAGACAACTTTTGGGGTGCGGATTAAGAGGTTTATTGGTTTACCATGGCCCGTTTTGGGTGCGGCAGTGGCGCATATGGGGCTAGGCGTTACATTGTTTGGTATTATCTGTGTGGCAACTTTTGCGCAAGAGCGCATTCTAACTATGCACATAGGAGATATGGTAACGATAGGGGATAAAATCCTTCGTTTAGATGAAGTGCGCGATGGCATTGGTCCAAATTATTCGGCAACGGAGTTTCATTTTACAATACATGAAAATAAAAATGTTATACGCAGCGTAACAGCATCAAAGCGGTTCTATTCAAGTCAAAATACGTCAACAACGGAAGTTGGTATTCGAAATTATGGCTTATCCCAGTTATATATTGTGCCGAGACGTATAGATGACCGAGGATTTATTTTGCATATATTGTGGAAGCCTTATATAATATGCATTTGGTTAGGAGCATTGATGATGGCTATGGGAGGCTGTTTTTCTCTTTTGGGTTATTGGTTCCGCATTGGGGCGCATAACAGAGTGCTTATTGCTTTAAATTTCCTAAAAAGACATTGAGATGAAAAATGTATTGCTTTGGATTTTATTTTTTTTAACCGTATTTTTTCCTTTGCGGTTAGTGATAGCAGTGGAGCCGGATGAAATTTTAAAGGATACAGTGCTTGAGTTACGTGCACGAAATATTTCATTACATTTGCGCTGTCCGATTTGCCAAAATCAAACAATTGATGATTCAGATTCTCTTTTAGCACGTGATTTACGACTTTTGATTCGGGAACGATTAAAAATGGGGCATACTAATCAACAAATTATTGATTTTCTTGTTGAGAGATATGGTGAGTTTATTCTCTTGAATCCGCCATTTAATAAAACAACCTGGTTTTTATGGTTGTTTCCTTTGATAATGATCGTTATTAGCACAAGCACCATATTTTTTCGGATAAGACAATGCAAACACAAAAAATAATGATCTTAAATACCGATGCAGAGAAACAGTGAGAATACTGTTGCGTTAAAAAAGATGTTATATGAAAAAAAATTTAGATCAGTTAAATTGGTCATTCAGCCTTATTGATCAGGATGTATTATTGTGTACTTAAATCTTACAAAACTTTAACAATTTAGACAGAAAACGGTAAGGTGTGCTGTTTTATAAGGAGTCTGACTTGGAATAAAAAATATGATTAAATAGGAGCATATACCAAATGGTTAAAAAAACTTTCTTTAAAGCATTAGTCGCAGTAAGTTTTTCTGCTGCATTGGAAAGTGCACTGTTTTTTAGTGGCTGTGGATCAAGTTTGTGGACGACGACGGCTAATGCAAATTCTGTATTTACTTCGTTAATGCAACAGCAAGGATTTGCAGATATTGTTTCTCAAGTGAAACCTGCAGTTGTAGCAGTGCAGGTGAAGAGTGATAAAAAGGAAGACCGTTTCTTTAGCAATTTTTTTAGTGGTCCAGGAATTGACCAATTACCAGATCAACATCCTTTGAAAAGATTTTTTAAAGAGTTTTATGATTTTGATAAACCTAAAAATAAGTTTCCATCGCGTTCGAGTAAACTCCGTCCTATAGCTTTTGGGTCGGGTTTTTTTATTTCGTCTGACGGTTATATTGTGACTAATGATCATGTAATTTCTGACGGTACAAGTTATTCTGTTGTTCTTGACGATGGCACAGAACTGAATGCAAAGCTCATTGGGAAAGATCGACGAACCGATCTTGCAGTATTGAAAGTAGATGAGGAAAGAAAATTTTCGTATGTTGATTTTGGTGATGATTCAAAGCTTCGCATTGGTGATTGGGTTGTTGCTATAGGTAATCCATTTGGTCTTGGTGGAACTGTAACAGCAGGGATTGTTTCTGCACGTGGACGTGATATTGGCACTGGTGTTTATGATGATTTTATTCAGATTGATGCTGCTGTTAATAGAGGAAACTCAGGCGGTCCAACTTTTGATTTGAATGGTAAAGTTGTTGGGGTTAATACAGCAATTTTTTCTCCTTCTGGGGGCAATGTTGGAATTGCTTTTGCTATTCCGGCAGCGACAGCAAAACAGGTTGTGCAGCAACTTATTGAAAAGGGTTCAGTGCGGCGTGGTTGGCTTGGTGTACAGATTCAACCTGTAACGAAGGAAATTTCTGATTCAATTGGTTTGAAAGAGGCTAAAGGTGCTTTAGTTACTGATCCGTTGAAGGGCCCTGCAGCGAAGGCTGGTATCAAAGCAGGTGATGTGATTATTTCAGTGAATGGTGAAAAGATTAACGATGTTCGTGATCTAGCAAAGCGTATTGCAAATATTGAACCAGGAGAAATAGTGACTTTAGGTGTTTGGAAATCTGGTAGGGAGAGTAATATTAAGGTTAAGCTTGATTCAATGCCTAAAAATGAAGATAAGGAAAAGGGTTCAAAATATTCAAATGAACGCAGTGATTCAGATGAGATATTGGAAGATTATGGTTTGATTGTTGCTCCTTCTGATGAAGGTTTAGGGTTGGTTGTAACTGATGTGGATTCAGATTCAGACGCTGCAGATAAGGGAATACGTCCTGGTGATGTTATTGTAACAGTTAATAATAAACCTGTTAAAAAGGCTTCTGATATTACTGAT
This window encodes:
- a CDS encoding tetratricopeptide repeat protein gives rise to the protein MLLLVLAAFFLTFLASILFFLLHHYGTKKELNVQDIDNNNSCVYSIKPNKSYTHYKNGHILKALSILFVIFVTLSIYGLTGDPKVKSYFFSELMRKDPKTLSKREELVRLQVLFLRLPYDGKLADALAVGYLEEGHFQDAVNIYLDALRLNGESAQRLVGYGLALVGYEGGIITQEAQNIFQKAVVLAPNDFYPRLLLAEAFHQAGKTAQAVQFLQDFLNTMPEDFVGRSRVEAMIVQLRDASD
- the ccmE gene encoding cytochrome c maturation protein CcmE, with product MNSYPFHTFSSLRDVLQQRKKNRLLIVLLCCLVIAIGTSLIMYAMRNTVSFFRMPSEVTREDILMGRSLRLGGFVEKGTVEYVGKMKVIFFVTDNVKHEKVIFNGILPDLFREGQGVIVEGYFDKQGFFIGTRILAKHDETYMSKETADRLKKYYSREK
- a CDS encoding heme lyase CcmF/NrfE family subunit; this translates as MLVELGHIFLAAALAVSLLQAFLPFLGILWRERSLMRIVVPLTHITFTLLFLSFLIIVYSYIVSDFSVLNVVENSHSEKPMLYKITGVWGNHEGSVLLWILSLAFFSTLMALFSQHLPEQFKALVLICQSWITSAFLLFTLFMSNPFLRVNPPALQGKDLNPLLQDIALAIHPPLLYLGYVGFSLCFSFAIAALIMGHVDGHWARWVRPWLLLAWCFLTLGIMVGSYWAYYELGWGGYWFWDPVENVSFMPWLSGTAFLHSVLVLEKRETLKNWTLFLALLTFSLVLMGTFLVRSGLLMSVHSFAVDPARGQAILAILFFFTGGAFFLFALRVPVLQKGRLFHPISREGFIVLNNLLLITITATVLVGTLYPYFIEALTGQKISVGAPFFNLTCGPLMILLLLLVPFGSRIAWKRGDFLAVFERLWFVFTLVGIVYFITFYATSLRDIFAALGIGLSAFVFLGSLADLWEKSGYHKTTFGVRIKRFIGLPWPVLGAAVAHMGLGVTLFGIICVATFAQERILTMHIGDMVTIGDKILRLDEVRDGIGPNYSATEFHFTIHENKNVIRSVTASKRFYSSQNTSTTEVGIRNYGLSQLYIVPRRIDDRGFILHILWKPYIICIWLGALMMAMGGCFSLLGYWFRIGAHNRVLIALNFLKRH
- a CDS encoding cytochrome c-type biogenesis protein — protein: MKNVLLWILFFLTVFFPLRLVIAVEPDEILKDTVLELRARNISLHLRCPICQNQTIDDSDSLLARDLRLLIRERLKMGHTNQQIIDFLVERYGEFILLNPPFNKTTWFLWLFPLIMIVISTSTIFFRIRQCKHKK
- a CDS encoding Do family serine endopeptidase produces the protein MVKKTFFKALVAVSFSAALESALFFSGCGSSLWTTTANANSVFTSLMQQQGFADIVSQVKPAVVAVQVKSDKKEDRFFSNFFSGPGIDQLPDQHPLKRFFKEFYDFDKPKNKFPSRSSKLRPIAFGSGFFISSDGYIVTNDHVISDGTSYSVVLDDGTELNAKLIGKDRRTDLAVLKVDEERKFSYVDFGDDSKLRIGDWVVAIGNPFGLGGTVTAGIVSARGRDIGTGVYDDFIQIDAAVNRGNSGGPTFDLNGKVVGVNTAIFSPSGGNVGIAFAIPAATAKQVVQQLIEKGSVRRGWLGVQIQPVTKEISDSIGLKEAKGALVTDPLKGPAAKAGIKAGDVIISVNGEKINDVRDLAKRIANIEPGEIVTLGVWKSGRESNIKVKLDSMPKNEDKEKGSKYSNERSDSDEILEDYGLIVAPSDEGLGLVVTDVDSDSDAADKGIRPGDVIVTVNNKPVKKASDITDTIKNAQKLGRKAILLQVRTKDENRFVALPIFKK